The DNA segment CCGGTGCTGCGCGTCGCCTTCGGGTCCGTCCGGCGGCGTTCAGGGCTGGTGGTCACGCGGCCAGCGTATCCCCACCGGGGCGACATACGTGGTCAGGCCGTTCGCATCGTGTGTCCCGGCCGGTAATTCGCCCCAACGGGGCGGCGTGTCGGGCGGCCATGGCCGAATCGTGATGCATCGCGGGTCGGCGTGTCGCGGGGTAACGCTCCCCAGAACGGCCGGTGGGGCGATAACGTGCCGCCGTGAGGTCACCACGGCGCTGCTCCCGGAACGGCTGTCCCCGACAGGCGGTCGCCACCCTGACCTACGTCTACGGCGATTCCACCGCTGTCGTGGGCCCGCTCGCGGCGTTCGCCGAGCCTCACACGTACGACCTGTGCGAGCCGCACGCCCGCAGCCTCACCGCCCCGCGAGGCTGGGAACTGGTGCGCCACGACGGTGACTTCGCGCCCCCACCCCCCACCACCGACGACCTGGTCGCCCTGGCCGACGCCGTCCGCGAAGCGGCCCGTCCCGCGCCCCCGCGCCCGGACGAGGCCGAGCACACTCCAGGACACCAGACGGGCCGCCGCGGTCACCTCAGGGTGATCCCGCCCTCGCACTGACGCGTCAGAGGGCCACCAGGCGGTACCGGTGGCGCAGCCACGGCAGCAGCGTCTTGTAGGCCGCGATCGTGTCCGGCTGCGCGTTGTCGTGCGAGAGGACGACCGAGCCCGGCCGGGTGTGCTTCTGCACGATCTTGACGATCTTCTTGCGATGGTCGCCGGCCGACTCGCCCTTCGGGTGATCCCAGTCGCGCGGGTCGACCTGCCAGTAGAGCGACGCCATGCCGAGCTTCTTCGACATCTTCACGAGGCTCGGCGTGAAGTTGCCGCCGGGGGCGCGCATGAATCGGATCTTCGCGTTCGGCACGGCGGCGCGGATCGCGGCGTTGGTGCGCTCCAGGTCGGCCTTGATCTTCGCGGCCGGCTTCTTGCCGAGCTTCAGATCGTGGTTCCAGGAGTGGTTGCAGAGCGTGTGACCCTGTTTGACGATCGCGCGGATCAGCTCCGGGTGCTTCTTCGCGTTCGTGCCGACCACGCAGAACGTGGCCTTGACGTGCTGCTGCGCCAGCATCTTGAGCAGCTGCGGCGTGTACGCCGGGTCGGGCCCGTCGTCGAAGGTCAGCGCCACGCCGGCGCTGCCGGTCGTGGTGATGCTGCGAGCGGGCCCGTTGGTGCGCTGCTTGTGGCCCTTGCCGGTGGTGGTGCTCTCGGTGCGCCCGGCGTTCGTCGCGGGCTTGGGCTTGACGGCCGCCGGCTTCGAGGGCGCGGGCTTGGACGGCGCGGGCTTCGACGGCGCGGGGCCCGCGGACGACGGCGGGTCCGAGGGCACGACCGCCGAGCTGACCGGCTCGGCGGTGGTGGTGGCCGGTTTCGCAGTCGTCTGGGCCGCGGCGGCCTGCCCGAGAAGGCCGGTCATGATCAGCAGCACGCTGAGCATGAACACCTTTCTGGTGTGTGACAGCCGCATGTGAACGTCCTCCCCAGGGTTCGTCGGCGACTGACGACGATGCCTCGGATTCGGACGAGCCGCCAGTCCTCAAACGCGTTTTTCGTGCCAAACAGGCATCGCGTTCAGTCTTGCCGGCGTATCATTGCGCACCGCCGCAAGCCGGTACGCAAGGGCCGGACCAGCCCGAAGGCGGCCCGGCCCGGATCAGACGCGCTCATGCGGAGAGTTCGGCCACTTCCTCCTCGGTGAGCAGGCGCGAACGGATCAGGAAACGGACGCCCTCCGGCGCCTCCAGCGAGAACCCGGCCCCGCGCCCCGGCACCACGTCGACCGTGAGGTGCGTGTGCTTCCAGAGCTCGAACTGACTGGCCGACATCCAGAACGTGATCGGCTCCGGCACCCCCTCGATCGCCAGAGACTGAAGCAGCACGTCGGAGCCGCCGGTACGGAACTCGCCCTCCAGGTAACACATCGGCGAGCTGCCGTCGCAGCAGCCGCCGGACTGATGGAACATCAGCGGACCGTGCTGCTCCCGCAGCTGCCGCATCATCGCGGCGGCCGCGGGAGTCACGTCAACCCGGGTGGCCATCTCTAGAAGAACCCGAGTGCCTTGGGCGAGTAGCTGACCAGCAGGTTCTTCGTCTGCTGGTAGTGGTCGAGCATCATCCGGTGGTTCTCCCTGCCGATGCCGGACTGCTTGTAGCCGCCGAACGCGGCGTGCGCCGGGTAGAGGTGGTAGCAGTTCGTCCACACCCGGCCGGCCTTGATCGCCCGTCCGGCCCGGTACGCCTGGTTGCCGTCCCGCGTCCAGACACCGGCGCCCAGGCCGTACAGGGTGTCGTTTGCGATCTTGATGGCGTCGTCGAAGTCGGCGAACGGCGTGACCGAGACGACCGGCCCGAAGATCTCCTCCTGGAAGATCCGCATCCCGTTTCGGCCCTCGAAGATCGTCGGCTGGACGTAGTAGCCGCCGGCGAGGTCGCCGGGCAGCTCGGCCCGGGCGCCGCCGACCAGGGCACGGGCGCCCTCCTGCCGGCCGATGTCCAGGTACGACAGGATCTTCTCGAGCTGGTCGTTCGAGGCCTGCGCGCCGACCTGGGTGTCGGTGTCCAGCGGGTTGCCCTGCTTCAGGTTCTCCACCCGCTTCACGCCGGCCGCGAGGAAGTCGGAGTAGTGGCTCTGCTGGATCAGCGCGCGGGACGGGCAGGTGCAGACCTCGCCCTGGTTCAGCGCGAACATCGCGAAACCTTCGAGCGCCTTGTCGTAGAACTCGTCGTCGGCCCGGCTGACGTCCTCGAAGAAGATGTTCGGGCTCTTGCCGCCGAGCTCCAGCGTCACCGGGATCAGGTTC comes from the Actinoplanes sp. OR16 genome and includes:
- a CDS encoding DUF3499 domain-containing protein; its protein translation is MRSPRRCSRNGCPRQAVATLTYVYGDSTAVVGPLAAFAEPHTYDLCEPHARSLTAPRGWELVRHDGDFAPPPPTTDDLVALADAVREAARPAPPRPDEAEHTPGHQTGRRGHLRVIPPSH
- a CDS encoding polysaccharide deacetylase family protein, with the translated sequence MRLSHTRKVFMLSVLLIMTGLLGQAAAAQTTAKPATTTAEPVSSAVVPSDPPSSAGPAPSKPAPSKPAPSKPAAVKPKPATNAGRTESTTTGKGHKQRTNGPARSITTTGSAGVALTFDDGPDPAYTPQLLKMLAQQHVKATFCVVGTNAKKHPELIRAIVKQGHTLCNHSWNHDLKLGKKPAAKIKADLERTNAAIRAAVPNAKIRFMRAPGGNFTPSLVKMSKKLGMASLYWQVDPRDWDHPKGESAGDHRKKIVKIVQKHTRPGSVVLSHDNAQPDTIAAYKTLLPWLRHRYRLVAL
- a CDS encoding DUF779 domain-containing protein is translated as MATRVDVTPAAAAMMRQLREQHGPLMFHQSGGCCDGSSPMCYLEGEFRTGGSDVLLQSLAIEGVPEPITFWMSASQFELWKHTHLTVDVVPGRGAGFSLEAPEGVRFLIRSRLLTEEEVAELSA